From a single Nicotiana tomentosiformis chromosome 2, ASM39032v3, whole genome shotgun sequence genomic region:
- the LOC104103777 gene encoding BEL1-like homeodomain protein 9, whose translation MAEGFEAYHVPQQSRRDRLRVFVQNHPSDSAAGLLPFVDHHSLIPSDFLLVSDAKEKGVNFMDPQLSSGVSFQEINGNPFLYSHQNFRFLDQSFNGGDVDVVYKQEPLSSLAAVPATNISNNNITTGQGLSLSLSSSHHYNNQSSSSSNLPLELNLQRYDSSIFTNDMLSKSNATVPLGPFTGYASILKGSRFLKPAQRLLEEICDVGRGIYAEKLAANDNYAVMDPSLEAPLSDDPQYSCGDGSHELRRNKSKLISMLNEVYRRYKQYYQQLQAVVASFESVPGLGNAAPFAKLSLKALSKHFRCLKNAITDQLQYTGKSPNCESDNSIPRAGNPAGKDIYFQRQAIHNAGFVDHQPVWRPQRGLPERAVIVLRAWLFDHFLHPYPTDSDKVMLAKQTGLSRNQVSNWFINARVRLWKPMVEEIHNLETRQAQKAASQREGQNKNNPIEHFPTSNSLPSEHPSTSSQQFHDVPSKRTRNNDPSETHLGGDDQETMNLSYDNFSPHSHVGIDQMSASAGNGGVSLTLGLHQNNNVSIGLSGSFPRNAARRFGIDANNEGFMFGGFETQNRQLGRDNNIIGGQLLHDFVG comes from the exons ATGGCTGAGGGATTTGAAGCATATCATGTCCCACAACAAAGCAGAAGAGATAGGCTTAGAGTTTTTGTACAAAACCACCCTTCTGATTCTGCTGCTGGTTTACTTCCTTTTGTTGACCATCACTCACTTATCCCTTCAGATTTCCTTCTTGTTTCTGATGCTAAAGAAAAGGGTGTTAATTTCATGGATCCACAATTATCATCTGGTGTTTCTTTTCAAGAAATTAATGGCAACCCTTTTCTCTACAGTCATCAAAACTTTAGGTTTCTTGATCAATCTTTCAATGGTGGTGATGTTGATGTGGTATATAAACAAGAACCATTATCTTCACTAGCTGCTGTTCCTGCGACTAATATTAGTAACAATAATATTACAACAGGTCAAGGTTTGTCTTTGTCTTTGTCATCATCTCATCATTACAACAACcaaagtagtagtagtagtaatctTCCTCTAGAGCTTAACCTACAAAGATATGACTCTTCAATATTTACCAACGACATGTTATCAAAGAGTAATGCTACTGTTCCTCTTGGACCATTCACTGGCTATGCTTCAATTCTAAAGGGATCAAGATTCTTAAAACCTGCACAACGATTATTGGAAGAGATTTGTGATGTTGGTAGGGGTATTTATGCTGAAAAATTAGCTGCTAATGATAATTATGCAGTGATGGATCCTTCACTGGAAGCACCTTTAAGTGATGATCCCCAATATTCATGTGGTGATGGAAGTCATGAGCTCAGGAGGAACAAGTCCAAGTTAATTTCAATGCTTAATGAG GTTTACAGAAGGTATAAGCAGTACTATCAACAGCTACAAGCAGTTGTGGCATCTTTTGAATCTGTTCCTGGACTTGGGAATGCCGCACCATTTGCAAAACTGTCTCTAAAAGCTTTGTCCAAACACTTTAGGTGCCTTAAAAATGCCATCACTGACCAACTGCAGTACACAGGCAAATCTCCAAATTGCGAAAGTGATAATTCAATCCCGAGAGCTGGAAATCCTGCAGGGAAAGACATTTATTTCCAAAGACAAGCAATTCATAATGCTGGATTTGTTGACCATCAGCCTGTTTGGCGACCACAAAGAGGGCTACCGGAGCGTGCAGTAATTGTTCTCCGGGCATGGTTGTTTGACCATTTTTTGCACCC TTATCCCACAGACTCTGACAAAGTAATGTTGGCGAAACAGACTGGTCTTTCAAGGAATCAG GTTTCTAACTGGTTCATCAATGCGAGAGTTAGACTATGGAAGCCTATGGTAGAAGAGATACACAATCTTGAAACTCGGCAAGCTCAGAAAGCAGCTTCACAAAGAGAGGGACAAAACAAAAACAATCCCATCGAACATTTTCCAACGAGTAATTCACTTCCATCTGAACATCCATCTACGTCTTCACAACAATTTCATGATGTTCCATCAAAGCGAACACGAAATAATGATCCAAGTGAAACTCATTTAGGAGGTGATGATCAGGAGACGATGAATTTATCGTATGACAATTTTTCGCCTCATTCTCATGTGGGAATTGATCAAATGAGTGCATCAGCTGGAAATGGTGGCGTGTCGTTAACATTGGGACTTCATCAGAACAATAATGTAAGTATTGGTTTATCAGGTTCCTTCCCAAGAAATGCAGCTCGGCGTTTTGGTATCGATGCAAATAACGAAGGATTCATGTTTGGTGGATTTGAAACACAAAATCGTCAGTTAGGAAGAGATAATAATATTATTGGAGGGCAGCTGCTTCATGATTTTGTtggttaa